A region from the Haloferax sp. Atlit-12N genome encodes:
- a CDS encoding ABC transporter permease has product MTILGVIERIAHRHGKTMARGLMVLILALIWVPIGVVVLMSFAGSGVLSFPPESYTLKWYVEFFSNTKAINAILTSLKVSLVATPITVFVSILAAYGISRYDFPGKGLFQMFLTLPIVVPLVVTGIAMTLFFGNVNIDAGYGTVVIAHVVRTVPFAALIIIPTVVNFDQTLEEASMDL; this is encoded by the coding sequence GTGACAATTCTGGGCGTCATTGAACGGATCGCACACAGACATGGGAAGACGATGGCGCGTGGCTTGATGGTCCTCATACTGGCTCTTATTTGGGTCCCGATTGGAGTCGTCGTGCTGATGTCCTTTGCGGGCAGCGGCGTGCTCTCATTCCCGCCCGAGTCATACACGCTGAAGTGGTATGTCGAGTTCTTCAGCAACACGAAAGCGATAAACGCCATCCTGACTTCGCTGAAGGTGAGTCTCGTCGCAACACCGATCACCGTCTTCGTCTCGATTCTCGCCGCCTACGGGATTTCGCGGTACGATTTCCCTGGCAAGGGTCTCTTCCAGATGTTCCTCACGCTTCCGATCGTGGTCCCGCTCGTCGTAACGGGAATTGCCATGACGCTGTTCTTCGGAAACGTAAACATTGACGCCGGGTACGGGACGGTGGTGATCGCTCACGTCGTCCGAACGGTTCCCTTCGCCGCACTAATTATCATCCCGACGGTAGTCAATTTCGACCAGACGCTCGAAGAAGCATCCATGGACCTC